A window of the Rhodoflexus caldus genome harbors these coding sequences:
- a CDS encoding PspC domain-containing protein, with protein MKLLTKSQENKMVAGVCGGLGRYFNIDPALLRVGFVVATVFGVGMPIVLYAVLAAVLPQERYW; from the coding sequence ATGAAATTGCTTACCAAATCTCAGGAAAACAAAATGGTAGCCGGCGTATGTGGAGGCTTAGGCCGCTACTTCAACATAGACCCTGCCCTGCTGCGCGTGGGTTTTGTAGTAGCTACCGTTTTTGGTGTAGGCATGCCCATTGTTCTCTACGCCGTATTGGCAGCAGTTCTTCCCCAAGAAAGATACTGGTAA